A genome region from Alteripontixanthobacter maritimus includes the following:
- a CDS encoding MobA/MobL family protein: MDADRLSLREIWDVPDHIKSVKQLEREAAALQREREFEWRKFKVHASFSALNPKVEQRSGSSTRAMRVAKSPPLLPAYSIALRDGDGRLFPFMRTSYSSAAISKSGRGRRLVIYQTDGAYILDDGSLAVFSNVGKTPEEMAEAFDQIEKVNRSAAKNAKIVHHMIIQSLHELSPEEQLAMAKRYCEQTFAAQGLPYVLAMHAPDPDGDSRNWHFHIAFSYRPVERTGQGDWIIDRCLRTDLDNPEGWKQMRYLLAEQFNYTCERHGLAKRFTHLSYAASGLDYIPQQHMGPGLTAKVRRGETVAVNAENHRRVAQNEYRRAARELKIALLAQVSAYRQLTAKKLAAAVAASRPLVRPMAKLSGFTMPAALQTAIKSSAGVANDNDRQTSCADRSELITKLTLPPQAPGSIAKRPPIKKKRTIAFGIPPRPLKRSGYANSPAKLSLRMTVLPQKLGGLSDDVRTALFDFWIPTLPTPLEPMTPDILSGHVNLRPVRLPEPLANGVGDSLFSPTRRFVISSTLPTPLAFSAVSDNASTRATFTVSMTLPAQLKADAAFVSPAIHSQQPDASALDLFPAPRPRLSDEEDENRQEERLKSPPTQGEDTTGPQRDAKAALDRLDREPAKSKSKVTSKDEAPPKQNILASLDRLDLPSTAIDRNIAKPETSKPLRDKFKDDSAATRGVGDNAVGTTPENSTVDTGSGQPQRDPPSKVPTGYRLNSNGKLVIDIGPTKEASMGVRSVKEDRVTEDEVRHRVEEMKRNAHEARPQAILPDEMLASTPNEDRRYEPLRKGINSKIDRWIDADTANDREARHKAAAAIRTDRALIVRINSFDPTVRARFQRDWETIDAMRPRDGRGERGRAIDDE, encoded by the coding sequence GTGGACGCCGACCGGCTGTCGTTGAGAGAGATCTGGGATGTGCCCGATCATATCAAATCGGTAAAGCAGCTGGAGCGCGAGGCGGCTGCGCTGCAGCGAGAGCGCGAATTTGAATGGCGCAAATTTAAAGTACACGCCAGTTTTAGCGCGCTAAACCCGAAGGTTGAACAGCGCTCCGGCAGCTCCACAAGAGCTATGCGGGTTGCTAAATCGCCACCATTACTGCCTGCATATTCCATCGCACTTCGCGATGGTGATGGCCGGCTTTTCCCGTTCATGCGGACCAGTTATTCCAGTGCTGCAATATCGAAATCCGGACGTGGCCGCCGACTCGTAATCTACCAAACCGATGGCGCTTATATCTTGGATGATGGTTCGCTCGCCGTCTTCTCGAATGTCGGCAAAACGCCCGAGGAGATGGCAGAGGCGTTCGACCAGATCGAGAAGGTCAATCGATCTGCCGCGAAGAACGCCAAGATCGTCCACCACATGATTATCCAGTCGCTTCACGAGCTGTCGCCGGAAGAACAGCTGGCGATGGCGAAGCGCTATTGCGAGCAAACATTTGCCGCGCAAGGCTTGCCTTATGTCCTCGCAATGCACGCGCCCGATCCGGATGGCGACAGCCGCAATTGGCACTTTCACATCGCGTTTTCCTACCGGCCGGTGGAGCGGACTGGGCAAGGCGATTGGATCATCGACCGCTGCTTGCGGACCGATCTCGACAATCCTGAAGGTTGGAAGCAGATGCGGTATCTACTGGCCGAACAGTTCAATTACACTTGTGAGCGGCATGGTCTCGCCAAACGGTTTACGCACTTGTCCTACGCTGCATCCGGGCTGGACTACATACCGCAGCAACATATGGGGCCGGGCCTTACCGCAAAGGTCCGTCGTGGCGAGACTGTGGCTGTCAATGCGGAAAACCATCGCCGCGTCGCGCAGAATGAATATCGCCGCGCCGCACGTGAGCTCAAGATCGCGTTGCTGGCTCAGGTCTCAGCCTATCGCCAGCTGACTGCCAAGAAGCTGGCCGCCGCTGTAGCAGCCAGCAGACCTTTGGTAAGACCTATGGCCAAGTTGTCTGGCTTCACCATGCCGGCGGCTTTACAAACGGCGATCAAATCTAGCGCCGGCGTGGCAAATGATAATGACAGGCAGACTTCGTGCGCTGACAGATCGGAACTTATTACGAAGCTGACCCTCCCGCCTCAGGCTCCTGGTTCGATAGCAAAGCGGCCGCCGATAAAGAAAAAAAGAACGATCGCCTTTGGAATACCGCCGCGACCGCTCAAGCGTTCGGGTTATGCAAACTCGCCAGCTAAATTGTCACTGCGCATGACAGTGTTGCCACAAAAGCTGGGCGGACTTTCAGATGATGTTCGCACTGCTCTTTTTGACTTTTGGATACCGACACTACCGACGCCGCTCGAGCCGATGACCCCAGATATATTAAGTGGGCACGTCAATTTGCGTCCGGTGCGTCTCCCGGAGCCGCTTGCAAATGGAGTCGGGGACAGCCTGTTTTCGCCTACGCGGCGTTTTGTGATATCATCGACCTTGCCGACGCCACTGGCATTCAGTGCAGTGAGCGATAATGCATCGACGCGCGCGACATTCACCGTTTCAATGACGCTACCTGCGCAGTTGAAAGCGGACGCCGCCTTTGTGTCCCCTGCAATTCACAGCCAACAGCCTGATGCGTCCGCGCTTGATCTCTTCCCGGCGCCCCGACCGCGACTGTCCGACGAAGAAGACGAGAATCGGCAGGAAGAGCGGTTGAAGTCGCCCCCGACGCAGGGTGAGGATACAACGGGTCCGCAGCGCGATGCGAAGGCCGCACTCGACAGGCTTGATCGAGAACCTGCCAAGTCAAAATCGAAAGTGACCTCAAAAGACGAAGCGCCTCCCAAGCAAAACATCTTGGCCTCGCTTGATCGGCTCGACCTGCCGTCGACTGCGATCGACAGGAACATAGCAAAGCCGGAGACGTCCAAACCACTGCGGGACAAGTTCAAAGATGACAGCGCGGCGACAAGAGGGGTCGGCGATAATGCGGTGGGCACGACGCCTGAAAACTCGACAGTCGATACCGGGTCCGGTCAGCCGCAGCGGGACCCACCATCCAAAGTTCCAACAGGCTACCGGCTCAACTCCAACGGCAAGCTAGTCATTGATATCGGGCCGACCAAGGAAGCCTCGATGGGCGTCAGGTCCGTTAAGGAAGATCGCGTTACCGAAGATGAGGTCAGACATCGCGTAGAGGAAATGAAGCGCAACGCCCATGAAGCCAGGCCGCAGGCAATCCTTCCTGACGAAATGCTAGCGTCTACACCCAACGAAGACCGTCGGTATGAGCCGTTGCGCAAAGGCATCAATTCAAAGATCGACCGGTGGATCGATGCCGATACAGCGAACGACCGCGAAGCGCGGCACAAGGCAGCCGCCGCTATTCGCACTGATCGTGCCCTCATTGTTAGGATAAACAGTTTCGATCCTACGGTGCGAGCCCGGTTCCAGCGCGACTGGGAAACTATCGACGCTATGCGACCGCGCGATGGGCGCGGGGAACGCGGCCGCGCTATTGACGATGAGTAG
- a CDS encoding 3'-5' exonuclease: protein MTDKLHQYDSDVLLELLEQDERYKVLRAVPRSYTDMPEDGCPPDGRCIAILDCETTGLDIENDKLIELAIMLIFVDNDGKVLRHMGPVSWLEDPQVVIDPKITLLTGLAAHHLVGKQINDEMASALIDRADICLAHNAAFDSKWIEQRYPEHRGKAWACSLAEIDWLTLGYEGRAQQHLLVQHGWFSNAHRAGDDVWSLFHLLRQQQAGPGSHPMYTHLQRLLTTSATSTVRVEAVNAPYAAKNRLKARQYRWNPDRKLWTKELAQNDLAAERSWYRTEGLPMFRTVPITAHERHR, encoded by the coding sequence ATGACAGACAAACTACACCAATATGACAGCGACGTGCTGCTCGAACTCTTGGAGCAGGATGAACGCTACAAAGTCCTGCGGGCAGTGCCGCGATCATACACCGACATGCCCGAGGATGGATGTCCGCCGGATGGTCGTTGCATCGCGATTTTAGACTGTGAAACCACCGGCCTCGACATCGAGAACGACAAGCTGATCGAACTCGCTATCATGCTGATCTTCGTCGACAACGATGGTAAGGTTCTCCGGCATATGGGGCCGGTCAGTTGGCTGGAAGATCCGCAGGTCGTAATCGATCCGAAAATCACGTTGCTCACCGGGCTTGCCGCCCACCATTTGGTCGGCAAACAAATCAACGACGAGATGGCATCGGCGCTGATTGACCGGGCTGACATATGTTTGGCCCATAATGCTGCTTTCGACTCAAAATGGATAGAGCAGCGCTATCCCGAGCATCGCGGGAAGGCGTGGGCGTGTTCCCTCGCTGAAATCGACTGGCTTACGCTGGGTTATGAAGGCCGCGCTCAGCAGCATCTGCTGGTGCAGCATGGCTGGTTTTCGAATGCGCACCGGGCTGGCGACGATGTCTGGTCACTGTTCCATCTGTTGCGGCAGCAACAGGCCGGTCCAGGCAGCCATCCAATGTACACGCATCTGCAACGGTTGCTGACGACGTCAGCGACCAGCACGGTGCGGGTCGAAGCGGTGAATGCGCCCTACGCTGCAAAGAACCGGCTCAAAGCTCGCCAATACCGATGGAACCCGGACCGTAAACTTTGGACGAAGGAGCTCGCCCAGAACGACCTAGCCGCCGAACGCAGCTGGTATCGAACGGAAGGTTTGCCGATGTTTCGCACAGTGCCGATCACTGCGCATGAACGTCATCGCTGA
- a CDS encoding 3'-5' exonuclease family protein — protein MSNSEYDFECLLQQQASKFSMRAGGENESEVKVFIIADFEFSYDRSRHEGYMVQEGASAQTSIRWPFHRIAAASWQVMRFLPGLETPQIEPPVVLSSDNQTEAEMVKAFFDAVIGEPTAKLVSWGGETRDLAVLRRMAEENDLLLPPQIAELSPLACTRIDLCDATAVRAERVHLAEYAAACSIPAKPSPSKSVGKYVEHEDWVKVEEQVLADVMTTTVILILHLTARGVVTCDRIATIMKLAQSAATAFPSNAFVTRTFLPWARARQAAAGLRGTVYRPE, from the coding sequence ATGTCAAATTCCGAATATGATTTCGAATGCCTGCTCCAGCAACAGGCCAGTAAATTTTCCATGCGCGCTGGCGGTGAAAACGAAAGCGAGGTGAAGGTTTTCATCATCGCCGATTTCGAGTTCTCTTACGACCGGTCGCGCCACGAAGGTTACATGGTTCAAGAAGGTGCTAGTGCGCAGACCAGCATCCGCTGGCCGTTCCACCGGATCGCCGCCGCATCCTGGCAAGTCATGCGCTTCCTTCCGGGTCTGGAAACCCCGCAAATTGAACCGCCAGTGGTTTTGTCGAGCGATAACCAGACCGAAGCCGAAATGGTCAAGGCATTCTTCGATGCGGTTATCGGGGAGCCGACCGCCAAGCTCGTGAGCTGGGGCGGCGAGACCCGCGACCTGGCAGTGCTGCGGCGCATGGCCGAAGAAAACGACCTGCTGCTTCCGCCCCAGATCGCGGAGCTTTCTCCGCTGGCCTGCACCCGGATCGATCTGTGCGATGCCACCGCGGTGCGGGCCGAGCGGGTCCATCTTGCCGAATATGCCGCGGCTTGTTCCATTCCCGCCAAACCTTCCCCCAGCAAGTCGGTCGGGAAATATGTCGAGCATGAGGACTGGGTGAAGGTCGAGGAACAGGTGTTGGCGGATGTGATGACAACCACCGTCATTCTGATCCTTCATTTGACTGCCAGAGGCGTCGTAACCTGCGACAGAATCGCGACGATCATGAAGCTGGCTCAGTCTGCCGCAACGGCCTTTCCATCCAACGCCTTTGTCACGCGTACATTTCTGCCTTGGGCGCGGGCACGTCAGGCAGCCGCTGGTCTGCGCGGCACTGTCTACCGCCCCGAATGA